Proteins found in one Luteimonas chenhongjianii genomic segment:
- a CDS encoding acyl-CoA dehydrogenase family protein — protein sequence MEFGFSEEQLMIQDIARRIAQEKIAPSAEHHDRTGEFPIENMRVLGENGLMGIEVSDAYGGAGMDPISYVLAMIEVAAADAAHSTIMSVNNSLFCNGILTHGTEEQKQTYVRAIAEGREIGAFALTEPQSGSDATAMKCRAVKQADGSYVINGKKSWITSGPVAKYFVLFAMTDPDKGARGITAFLVDGTREGFLRGKTEPKLGIRASATCEIEFENYVAQASDVLGEEGQGFKIAMGVLDAGRIGIASQAIGIARAAYEATIAYVKERKAFGQPIGAFQMTQAKIADMKCKLDAALLLTLRAAWLKGQGKRFSNEAAIAKLTASEAAMWITHQALQIHGGMGYSKEMPIERYFRDAKITEIYEGTSEIQRLVIARNETGLR from the coding sequence GTGGAGTTCGGTTTCAGCGAAGAGCAGTTGATGATCCAGGACATCGCGCGCCGGATCGCACAGGAGAAGATCGCGCCCAGCGCCGAACACCACGACCGCACGGGTGAGTTCCCGATCGAGAACATGCGCGTGCTGGGCGAGAACGGGCTGATGGGCATCGAAGTGTCCGACGCCTACGGCGGCGCGGGCATGGATCCGATCTCCTACGTTCTGGCGATGATCGAGGTTGCCGCCGCCGATGCCGCGCACTCGACGATCATGTCGGTCAACAACTCCCTGTTCTGCAACGGCATCCTCACTCACGGCACCGAGGAGCAGAAGCAGACCTATGTCCGCGCGATCGCCGAGGGTCGCGAGATCGGCGCGTTCGCGCTGACGGAGCCCCAGTCGGGCTCCGATGCGACGGCGATGAAGTGCCGCGCGGTCAAGCAGGCCGATGGCAGTTATGTCATCAACGGCAAGAAGAGCTGGATCACCTCCGGGCCCGTCGCCAAGTATTTCGTCCTCTTCGCGATGACCGATCCGGACAAGGGCGCACGCGGCATCACCGCCTTCCTCGTCGATGGCACCCGCGAGGGCTTTCTCCGCGGCAAGACCGAGCCCAAGCTCGGCATCCGCGCCTCGGCGACCTGCGAGATCGAGTTCGAGAACTACGTCGCCCAGGCGTCCGACGTGCTCGGCGAAGAAGGCCAGGGCTTCAAGATCGCGATGGGCGTGCTCGATGCCGGCCGCATCGGCATCGCCTCCCAGGCCATCGGTATCGCCCGTGCCGCGTACGAGGCGACGATCGCCTACGTCAAGGAGCGCAAGGCCTTCGGCCAGCCGATCGGCGCATTCCAGATGACCCAGGCCAAGATCGCCGACATGAAGTGCAAGCTCGACGCGGCCCTGCTGCTGACGCTGCGCGCAGCCTGGCTCAAGGGCCAGGGCAAGCGCTTCAGCAACGAGGCGGCGATCGCCAAGCTCACCGCATCCGAAGCGGCCATGTGGATCACCCACCAGGCGCTGCAGATCCATGGCGGCATGGGCTATTCGAAGGAGATGCCGATCGAGCGCTATTTCCGCGACGCCAAGATCACCGAGATCTATGAAGGTACCAGCGAGATCCAGCGGCTGGTCATCGCCCGCAACGAGACGGGCCTGCGCTGA
- a CDS encoding NAD-glutamate dehydrogenase, whose translation MTSSRKTADAASKATAKAATPKKSATAGKKADTASRRAGSGLLDPIFDAVRRLAGKDAHKDASAFAQAFYRRMTEEEVALHSADGWAALAADLYAFASKRKPGAANVRLFNPAMQTHGWESPHTVLQIVNDDMPFLVDSVTMTLAEQGIGVHVLGHPVVSIKRDRGGRLTAVGEGEVESVMHLEIDRQTPEDNKRIEALVRRVLDDVRVIVADWPQMRERMLEVAGDLPARSIPVADANRAEAQEFLRWAANDHFTFFGYREYKVRRKGGDARLEPVEGSGLGLLRTPGAVKSRPLSELGADALRREGLIDALILTKTSARSTVHRPGYMDYIGVLRYDANGNVTGEQRFVGLYTSSAYTRRPWDIPLVRERFEHVMNASGLKPTGHSGKALRHLLETLPRDELFQSTPEELYRLGTGILGLQERVRSRLFLRKDRYGRFYSVLAYIPRDRFNTDVRHRIEQLLRDVLQADHVDASVVLGESPLAQVHLIVRPRSGVATDIDQAALEQALQGIVRNWQDDLRDELVRRHGEAEGLRLSNRIGRALTPAYIEFASPAAAATDVEKLAATAVSDALQLSFYTHPLPTSAESVLHFKLYRRDAHIPLSDVLPVMENLGLRVIAEHPTRIELDGAALFLQDFYVEAIAGDIDVEARAQAFTEAFDRVWSGDAENDGFNRLVLGADLDWRQVAMLRGYSKYLQQVGVPFSQAYVEDTLNRYPLLARLLVEVFEARFDPATGQESGEQIAAGVEGFTAQLQALSKGDDATLAILRPLIDARGNDRATQYEAARAALKGLLDRVSSLDEDRILRSYLGVIDATLRTSYYQRSRDGGLLETISFKFDSARVPELPKPRPYREIFVYGPRVEGVHLRFGPVARGGLRWSDRREDFRTEVLGLVKAQMVKNTVIVPVGSKGGFIVKRPPVGGDRDAQFAEGVACYKMFINGLLQITDNIVDGKIVPPRDVVRHDDNDPYLVVAADKGTATFSDIANGIAREHGFWLDDAFASGGSVGYDHKGMGITARGAWESVKRHFRAMGRNSQTEDFTCVGIGDMSGDVFGNGMLLSQHIRLVAAFDHRHIFIDPDPDAARSFAERQRLFALPRSSWEDYDKALIAKGGGVWPRTAKSIPLSPQAREVLGIGSEVEALSPNELMSAILRAPVDLLWNGGIGTYVKASSEQHADVGDRANNALRVDGRDLRCKVVGEGGNLGMTQLGRIEAAMHGVLLNTDFIDNSAGVDTSDHEVNIKILLNAVVQSKKLTVPARNKLLASMTDEVAGLVLWDNYRQNQALSLMERMSVSRLGSKRHFIRTLEAQGLLDRQIEYLPSDAEMSERKAKGMGLTRPELAVLLSYSKLVAFDQMLDSDIPEDPYLSRELQRYFPMPLQKKYADVMEGHRLKREIIATAVTNTMINRMGATFLMRMQEDSGRSPGEIAKAFTITRETIEARTLWGKIDALDSLVPESVQVDALEVIWNLQRAFTRWLLARPGAIPDITTAVKRYHDGFHAIRDGSQIIAEGQRAEHDASLQAWREKGVPGDLAVELAALPYLEAAWDIIEVASERKQKPVEVARLHFRLGEALNLPWLTAQIDALEVDGRWHAVARGVLREELGQQHRALVSQVLSMPGATPEAKVQAWLDRDDSALRFTLAMLGELAAQKSLDYPTASVAVQRVSQLVQRS comes from the coding sequence ATGACCTCATCCCGCAAGACAGCTGACGCCGCTTCCAAGGCCACCGCCAAGGCTGCGACCCCGAAAAAATCCGCAACCGCCGGAAAGAAGGCCGACACTGCCTCGCGTCGCGCCGGCAGCGGCCTGCTCGATCCGATCTTCGATGCCGTGCGCCGCCTCGCCGGCAAGGATGCGCACAAGGACGCCAGCGCATTCGCCCAGGCCTTCTACCGGCGCATGACCGAAGAAGAGGTGGCCCTGCACAGCGCCGACGGCTGGGCGGCCCTGGCGGCCGATCTCTACGCCTTCGCGAGCAAGCGCAAGCCTGGCGCCGCGAACGTGCGCCTGTTCAACCCGGCGATGCAGACCCACGGCTGGGAGTCGCCGCATACGGTCCTGCAGATCGTCAATGACGACATGCCGTTCCTGGTCGACTCGGTGACGATGACGTTGGCCGAGCAGGGCATCGGTGTCCATGTGCTCGGCCACCCGGTGGTGTCGATCAAGCGCGACCGCGGCGGCCGCCTGACCGCGGTGGGCGAGGGCGAAGTCGAATCGGTGATGCATCTGGAGATCGACCGGCAGACGCCGGAAGACAACAAGCGCATCGAAGCGCTGGTGCGACGGGTGCTCGACGACGTGCGCGTGATCGTTGCCGACTGGCCGCAGATGCGCGAGCGGATGCTCGAGGTCGCCGGCGATCTGCCTGCGCGTTCCATTCCGGTGGCGGATGCCAACCGCGCCGAGGCGCAGGAATTCCTGCGCTGGGCTGCCAATGACCATTTCACCTTCTTCGGCTACCGCGAGTACAAGGTGCGCCGCAAGGGTGGCGACGCGCGCCTCGAGCCCGTCGAGGGCAGCGGACTGGGCCTGCTGCGTACGCCGGGCGCGGTGAAGTCGCGACCGCTCAGCGAGCTGGGCGCGGACGCGCTGCGCCGCGAAGGCCTGATCGACGCCCTGATCCTCACCAAGACCAGTGCGCGATCGACCGTCCACCGTCCGGGCTACATGGACTACATCGGCGTCCTGCGCTACGACGCCAATGGCAATGTGACCGGCGAACAGCGCTTCGTCGGCCTCTACACCTCGAGCGCCTACACGCGCCGGCCCTGGGACATCCCGCTGGTGCGCGAACGCTTCGAGCACGTCATGAACGCGTCGGGGCTCAAGCCGACCGGCCACAGCGGCAAGGCGCTGCGGCACCTGCTCGAGACGCTGCCACGCGACGAGCTGTTCCAGTCGACGCCCGAGGAGCTGTATCGCCTGGGCACGGGCATCCTCGGCCTGCAGGAGCGCGTGCGCAGCCGCCTGTTCCTGCGCAAGGACCGTTACGGTCGCTTCTACTCGGTCCTGGCCTACATCCCGCGCGACCGCTTCAACACCGACGTGCGCCACCGCATCGAGCAGCTGCTGCGCGATGTGCTGCAGGCCGACCACGTCGACGCCAGCGTGGTGCTGGGCGAATCGCCACTGGCGCAGGTACACCTGATCGTGCGCCCGCGTTCGGGCGTCGCCACCGACATCGACCAGGCTGCGCTCGAGCAGGCGCTGCAGGGAATCGTGCGCAACTGGCAGGACGATCTGCGCGACGAGCTGGTGCGCCGTCATGGCGAAGCCGAAGGCCTGCGCCTGTCGAACCGCATCGGCCGGGCGCTGACGCCGGCGTACATCGAGTTCGCGTCGCCTGCGGCAGCGGCGACCGATGTCGAAAAGCTCGCCGCGACCGCCGTATCGGACGCGCTGCAGCTGAGCTTCTACACCCACCCGCTACCGACCAGCGCCGAGTCGGTGCTGCACTTCAAGCTCTATCGGCGCGATGCGCATATTCCGCTGTCGGACGTGTTGCCGGTGATGGAGAACCTGGGTCTGCGGGTGATCGCCGAGCATCCGACCCGGATCGAACTCGATGGCGCCGCGCTGTTCCTGCAGGACTTCTATGTCGAGGCGATCGCCGGCGACATCGATGTCGAAGCGCGCGCGCAGGCTTTCACCGAAGCCTTCGACCGGGTCTGGAGTGGCGACGCCGAGAACGACGGCTTCAACCGCCTGGTCCTGGGCGCCGACCTGGACTGGCGCCAGGTCGCGATGCTGCGCGGCTACAGCAAGTATCTGCAGCAGGTCGGCGTGCCGTTCTCGCAGGCCTATGTCGAGGACACGCTCAACCGTTATCCGCTGCTGGCGCGGCTGCTGGTCGAGGTGTTCGAGGCACGCTTCGACCCGGCCACCGGCCAGGAAAGCGGCGAGCAGATCGCCGCCGGCGTTGAGGGCTTCACCGCGCAGCTGCAGGCGCTCTCCAAGGGCGACGACGCGACCCTGGCGATCCTGCGTCCGCTGATCGACGCCCGCGGCAACGACCGTGCGACCCAGTACGAAGCTGCCCGCGCCGCACTCAAGGGGCTGCTGGACCGTGTGTCCAGCCTCGACGAGGATCGCATCCTGCGCAGCTACCTGGGCGTCATCGATGCGACCCTGCGCACGAGCTACTACCAGCGCAGCCGCGACGGCGGCCTGCTCGAGACGATCAGCTTCAAGTTCGATTCGGCGCGCGTGCCGGAACTGCCCAAGCCGCGTCCCTACCGCGAGATCTTCGTCTATGGGCCGCGCGTGGAAGGCGTACACCTGCGCTTCGGCCCGGTCGCACGTGGCGGCCTGCGCTGGTCGGATCGCCGCGAGGACTTCCGCACCGAAGTGCTGGGCCTGGTCAAGGCGCAGATGGTCAAGAACACCGTCATCGTGCCGGTGGGTTCGAAGGGCGGCTTCATCGTCAAGCGGCCGCCGGTCGGCGGCGATCGCGACGCGCAGTTCGCCGAAGGCGTGGCCTGCTACAAGATGTTCATCAACGGCCTGCTGCAGATCACCGACAACATCGTCGACGGCAAGATCGTGCCGCCGCGCGACGTCGTCCGTCATGACGACAACGACCCCTACCTGGTGGTCGCAGCCGACAAGGGCACCGCGACGTTCTCCGACATCGCCAACGGCATCGCCCGCGAGCACGGCTTCTGGCTCGACGACGCGTTCGCCTCGGGCGGTTCGGTCGGCTACGACCACAAGGGCATGGGCATTACCGCACGCGGCGCCTGGGAATCGGTCAAGCGCCACTTCCGCGCGATGGGCCGCAATTCGCAGACCGAGGACTTCACCTGCGTGGGCATCGGCGACATGTCCGGCGACGTGTTCGGCAACGGCATGCTGTTGTCGCAACACATCCGCCTGGTCGCTGCGTTCGATCACCGGCACATCTTCATTGACCCGGATCCTGACGCGGCGCGTTCGTTCGCCGAGCGGCAGCGGCTGTTCGCGCTGCCGCGTTCGAGCTGGGAGGACTACGACAAGGCGTTGATCGCCAAGGGCGGCGGGGTATGGCCACGTACGGCCAAGTCGATCCCGCTGTCGCCGCAGGCGCGCGAGGTGCTGGGCATCGGCAGCGAGGTCGAGGCACTCAGCCCGAACGAGCTGATGTCGGCAATCCTGCGTGCGCCGGTCGACCTGCTGTGGAACGGCGGCATCGGTACCTACGTCAAGGCATCCAGCGAGCAGCACGCCGATGTCGGCGATCGCGCCAACAATGCGCTGCGCGTGGACGGCCGTGACCTGCGCTGCAAGGTAGTGGGCGAGGGCGGCAACCTGGGCATGACCCAGCTCGGCCGGATCGAAGCTGCGATGCACGGCGTGCTGCTCAATACCGACTTCATCGACAACTCGGCGGGCGTGGACACGTCCGACCACGAGGTCAACATCAAGATCCTGCTCAATGCGGTGGTGCAGTCGAAGAAGCTGACGGTACCCGCCCGCAACAAGCTGCTGGCCTCGATGACCGACGAGGTTGCCGGCCTGGTGCTGTGGGACAACTACCGCCAGAACCAGGCGCTGAGCCTGATGGAGCGGATGAGCGTCTCCCGCCTGGGCTCCAAGCGCCACTTCATCCGCACCCTGGAAGCGCAGGGTCTGCTCGACCGGCAGATCGAATACCTGCCGTCGGATGCGGAGATGTCCGAGCGCAAGGCCAAGGGCATGGGCCTGACGCGCCCCGAACTGGCGGTGCTCCTGTCGTACTCCAAGCTCGTCGCCTTCGACCAGATGCTCGATTCCGACATCCCGGAAGATCCCTACCTGTCGCGCGAGTTGCAGCGCTACTTCCCGATGCCGTTGCAGAAGAAGTACGCGGACGTGATGGAAGGCCACCGGCTCAAGCGCGAGATCATCGCGACCGCGGTGACCAACACCATGATCAACCGCATGGGCGCGACGTTCCTGATGCGCATGCAGGAAGACAGCGGCCGCTCGCCGGGCGAGATCGCCAAGGCGTTCACGATCACCCGCGAGACGATCGAGGCGCGGACGCTGTGGGGCAAGATCGACGCGCTCGACAGCCTGGTGCCGGAATCGGTGCAGGTCGACGCACTGGAAGTGATCTGGAACCTGCAGCGTGCGTTCACCCGCTGGCTGCTGGCGCGCCCGGGCGCGATCCCGGACATCACCACCGCGGTCAAGCGCTATCACGACGGATTCCACGCGATCCGCGACGGCAGCCAGATCATTGCCGAAGGCCAGCGCGCCGAGCATGACGCGAGCCTGCAGGCGTGGCGCGAGAAGGGCGTACCCGGCGATCTCGCCGTGGAGCTGGCAGCGCTTCCGTACCTGGAGGCGGCCTGGGACATCATCGAGGTCGCGAGCGAGCGCAAGCAGAAGCCGGTCGAGGTCGCCCGTCTGCACTTCCGCCTTGGCGAGGCGCTCAACCTGCCCTGGCTGACGGCGCAGATCGACGCGCTGGAGGTCGACGGCCGCTGGCACGCGGTTGCCCGCGGCGTGCTGCGCGAGGAACTCGGCCAGCAGCACCGCGCGCTCGTTTCGCAGGTGCTGTCGATGCCCGGGGCCACGCCGGAAGCCAAGGTGCAGGCATGGCTGGATCGCGACGATTCCGCGCTGCGGTTCACCCTCGCCATGCTTGGCGAGCTGGCGGCGCAGAAGTCGCTCGACTATCCGACCGCGTCGGTGGCGGTGCAGCGCGTTTCGCAGCTGGTGCAGCGCAGCTGA
- a CDS encoding NAD kinase: MTATPRIAFVASQTDVAQSALATLTALHGQCEPEAADVLVPLGGDGFMLQTLHRYGHLGKPVYGMKLGTVGFLMNQHREDDLLARIARAEPAVLRPLEMQAETEAGSTVTSLAYNEVSLLRQTRQAAHLRIDLNGTTRLEELVADGVILSTAAGSTAYNFSAHGPILPLGAGVVALTPIAPFRPRRWRGAILRAETRVRFRVLDPYKRPVSVTADSHEVRDVVEVTIHESRERTVTLLFDPEHNLEERILSEQFVV, encoded by the coding sequence ATGACCGCAACGCCCCGTATCGCTTTCGTTGCCAGCCAGACCGACGTCGCCCAGAGCGCGCTCGCCACGCTGACGGCGCTGCACGGCCAGTGCGAACCGGAGGCAGCCGACGTGCTGGTGCCGCTCGGCGGCGACGGCTTCATGCTGCAGACGCTGCATCGATACGGGCATCTCGGCAAGCCGGTCTACGGCATGAAGCTGGGCACGGTCGGTTTCCTGATGAACCAGCATCGCGAGGACGATCTGCTCGCGCGGATCGCGCGCGCGGAGCCGGCGGTGCTGCGCCCGCTGGAGATGCAGGCCGAAACCGAGGCCGGCTCGACGGTCACTTCGCTGGCCTACAACGAGGTGTCACTGCTGCGCCAGACGCGCCAGGCCGCGCACCTGCGCATCGATCTCAACGGCACCACCCGGCTCGAGGAACTGGTCGCCGACGGGGTGATCCTTTCCACCGCCGCCGGCAGTACCGCCTACAACTTCTCCGCGCATGGCCCGATCCTGCCGCTGGGTGCCGGCGTGGTCGCACTGACCCCGATCGCGCCGTTCCGGCCGCGGCGCTGGCGTGGCGCGATCCTGCGCGCCGAGACACGGGTGCGCTTCCGCGTGCTCGATCCCTACAAGCGCCCGGTCAGCGTGACGGCGGACTCGCATGAAGTGCGCGATGTCGTCGAAGTGACCATCCACGAATCCCGCGAACGCACGGTCACCCTGCTGTTCGACCCGGAACACAATCTCGAAGAGCGCATCCTCAGCGAGCAGTTCGTGGTCTGA
- a CDS encoding 5'-nucleotidase gives MPDLSVPTLTVAISSRALFDLEDSHALFEAEGIDAYAEHQRAHEDDILEPGIAFPLVRKLLALNVDAAAEAPHVEVILLSRNSADTGLRIFNSIQHHGLTISRATFTSGEPVWPYIKPFGTQLFLSANPDSVRRALEHGIAAATIIPARAAAHRSDQLRIAFDGDAVIFGDEGERVSQEGGIEAFHKHERERAREEMTGGPFRGFLAALHDLQAAYPPGKDAPIRTALVTARSAPAHERVIRTLRAWGVRLDEALFLGGRPKGPFLDAFGADIFFDDSQHNIDSARPHVAAGHVPHGWSNR, from the coding sequence ATGCCCGACCTGTCCGTTCCAACCCTGACCGTCGCGATTTCCTCGCGCGCCCTGTTCGATCTTGAGGACAGCCACGCGCTGTTCGAGGCCGAAGGCATCGACGCCTACGCCGAGCACCAGCGCGCCCACGAGGACGACATCCTCGAGCCGGGCATCGCGTTCCCGCTGGTGCGCAAGCTGCTCGCCCTGAACGTGGACGCCGCCGCAGAAGCGCCGCATGTCGAGGTGATCCTGCTGTCGCGCAACTCGGCCGACACGGGCCTGCGCATCTTCAACTCGATCCAGCACCACGGGCTGACGATCAGCCGCGCCACGTTCACCTCGGGCGAGCCGGTCTGGCCCTACATCAAGCCCTTCGGCACCCAGCTGTTCCTGTCGGCGAATCCGGATTCGGTGCGCCGCGCTTTGGAGCACGGCATCGCCGCGGCCACGATCATCCCCGCGCGCGCGGCGGCGCACCGCTCCGACCAGCTGCGCATCGCCTTCGATGGCGATGCGGTGATTTTCGGCGACGAAGGCGAGCGTGTCTCGCAGGAAGGCGGCATCGAGGCCTTCCACAAACACGAGCGCGAGCGCGCACGCGAAGAGATGACCGGCGGCCCGTTCCGCGGTTTCCTCGCCGCGCTCCACGACCTGCAGGCGGCATATCCGCCCGGCAAGGACGCGCCGATCCGCACCGCGCTCGTGACCGCACGTTCGGCCCCGGCGCACGAGCGGGTGATCCGTACGTTGCGGGCCTGGGGTGTGCGCCTTGATGAAGCGCTGTTCCTCGGCGGACGGCCGAAGGGACCGTTTCTCGACGCATTCGGTGCGGACATCTTCTTCGACGACTCGCAGCACAACATCGATTCGGCGCGTCCGCACGTTGCCGCCGGACATGTGCCGCACGGCTGGTCGAATCGCTGA
- a CDS encoding transferase — translation MADKDARSWIGRWLDRLRGRAAEPRKPYVRRHDGLVSLQFVRRQTQSRMVDGDADRLLIDYTRTMFGTLLWQPAPAVLGLVGLGGGSQAKFAYRHLPDTRIVAVENNPHVVALRGEFGIPEDDERLAVVVDDGFRFLEARPDSFDILLVDGYDAQGIPAELSTQAFYDACRDALTGTGVMACNLYVRDPETHVAKLRRAFGEDRVLVFDEPKMSNRVAFAWRGPLPALDAQGLTERVPLTIRSLLPEVFHRMAVRIVRQRTLIGR, via the coding sequence ATGGCGGACAAGGACGCGCGCAGCTGGATCGGCCGCTGGCTCGACCGCTTGCGGGGCAGGGCGGCAGAGCCGCGCAAGCCCTATGTCAGGCGCCATGACGGGCTGGTCTCGCTGCAGTTCGTGCGTCGACAGACCCAGAGCCGCATGGTCGATGGCGATGCCGATCGCCTGTTGATCGACTACACCCGCACCATGTTCGGGACGCTGCTGTGGCAGCCCGCACCCGCGGTGCTGGGCCTGGTGGGGCTGGGCGGCGGCTCGCAGGCGAAATTCGCCTACCGGCACCTTCCCGATACACGCATCGTCGCGGTCGAGAACAATCCGCACGTGGTCGCGCTGCGCGGCGAATTCGGCATCCCCGAAGATGACGAGCGGTTGGCGGTCGTCGTCGACGACGGGTTCCGCTTCCTCGAGGCACGCCCCGACAGCTTCGACATTCTGCTGGTGGACGGCTACGACGCGCAGGGCATTCCCGCCGAACTGTCCACGCAGGCGTTCTATGACGCCTGCCGCGACGCGCTGACCGGCACCGGGGTGATGGCCTGCAACCTGTACGTGCGCGATCCCGAGACCCATGTCGCCAAGCTGCGCCGAGCCTTCGGCGAAGACCGCGTACTGGTGTTCGACGAGCCCAAGATGAGCAACCGGGTTGCGTTCGCTTGGCGCGGGCCGCTGCCGGCGCTAGACGCGCAGGGGCTGACCGAGCGCGTTCCGCTGACGATCCGCTCGTTGTTGCCCGAGGTGTTCCACCGCATGGCGGTGCGCATCGTGCGGCAGCGCACGCTGATCGGGCGGTAG
- a CDS encoding L,D-transpeptidase → MPKAPRPRPEGRNATSLEAHLGAECAMSRILPGLLLLFLLSGPAMAVPHWGAAKSSPAGTPPAALRPGEWVWGGDAKDMGPMAVVVSLTEQRAYVYRNGLLIGVSSISSGKPGYATPTGVFTILQKDKDHRSNVYNNAPMPYQQRLTWEGVALHAGGLPGYPESHGCIHLPTEFARLLFESSHLGMVVVIAKDRASPSDLVHPLVTSPIDPATGALAVMPPLGPGTQYRWEPEKSPQGPLSMVLSTIDRRLVVLRNGIEIGRAQVEFRDGAPPAGTHAYQVASTDPGGLPTWRRIGIPGHEREAGEILPADQVKRVSLPPQFTAQVLPLLQPGVVLLLTDLHLLAESTGPSLQLINADPPDL, encoded by the coding sequence GTGCCGAAGGCGCCGCGTCCCCGTCCAGAAGGCCGGAACGCGACCTCGTTGGAAGCCCACCTCGGAGCGGAGTGCGCGATGTCCCGGATCCTGCCTGGCCTGCTGCTCTTGTTTTTGTTGTCCGGCCCAGCGATGGCGGTGCCGCACTGGGGGGCGGCGAAGTCCAGCCCCGCAGGCACGCCACCTGCCGCATTGCGCCCGGGCGAATGGGTGTGGGGCGGGGATGCGAAGGACATGGGGCCGATGGCGGTCGTGGTCAGCCTCACCGAACAGCGCGCCTACGTGTATCGCAACGGGCTCCTCATCGGGGTGTCGTCGATCAGCAGCGGCAAGCCCGGGTACGCGACGCCCACCGGCGTGTTCACCATCCTGCAGAAGGACAAGGACCACCGCTCCAACGTGTACAACAATGCACCCATGCCTTACCAGCAGCGGCTGACATGGGAGGGCGTGGCATTGCATGCGGGCGGCTTGCCCGGCTATCCCGAATCGCACGGCTGCATCCATCTGCCCACGGAGTTCGCACGCCTGCTGTTCGAGTCCAGCCACCTCGGCATGGTGGTGGTCATCGCCAAGGACCGGGCTTCGCCGTCGGACCTGGTCCATCCGCTCGTGACCAGTCCGATCGATCCTGCCACGGGGGCGCTGGCCGTGATGCCGCCACTCGGACCCGGGACCCAATACCGGTGGGAGCCGGAGAAGTCGCCCCAGGGCCCGTTGTCCATGGTCCTGAGCACCATCGATCGGCGCCTGGTCGTGCTGCGCAACGGCATCGAGATCGGGCGCGCCCAGGTCGAGTTCCGGGATGGGGCGCCGCCGGCGGGCACCCATGCCTACCAGGTCGCGAGCACTGATCCCGGAGGGCTGCCGACCTGGCGCCGGATCGGAATCCCCGGACACGAGCGCGAGGCAGGCGAGATTCTGCCCGCTGACCAGGTGAAGCGCGTCAGCCTGCCGCCGCAGTTCACGGCTCAGGTGCTTCCGCTGCTGCAGCCGGGTGTGGTGCTGTTGCTGACCGATCTGCATCTGCTTGCAGAGAGCACCGGGCCGAGCCTGCAACTGATCAACGCGGATCCGCCGGATCTGTGA
- a CDS encoding nuclear transport factor 2 family protein, whose protein sequence is MEVSYPEFKVSLRLLSTTQLAFEITEGPFARAEVVDIHVVPLGNGLFAVSWQEQDGATVAQVQDYDRQVVYSCATLPDGRLLRMTGSIAINAPSAVAQDHRPRRNKALVLEAMTRLFQQRDAPAVGQLYARDYMQHNPEIAQGRDALQELVAGLSDAVHYEPGLVVAEGDLVAIHGRIRGWAATPRVVVDLFRIKNGRLAEHWDVLQQEIPVAAARAGIAMFDKDEGARLR, encoded by the coding sequence ATGGAAGTTTCCTATCCCGAGTTCAAGGTCAGCCTGCGTTTGCTGTCGACAACGCAGCTGGCGTTCGAGATCACGGAAGGACCGTTTGCACGGGCCGAGGTCGTGGACATCCACGTCGTACCGCTGGGGAACGGCCTGTTCGCCGTCAGCTGGCAGGAGCAGGACGGCGCCACGGTGGCCCAGGTCCAGGACTACGATCGGCAGGTCGTGTACTCATGCGCGACCCTGCCCGATGGTCGTCTGCTACGGATGACCGGGTCGATCGCGATCAACGCGCCTTCCGCCGTCGCCCAGGATCACCGCCCCCGACGCAACAAGGCCCTGGTGCTCGAGGCGATGACCCGCCTGTTCCAGCAGCGTGATGCGCCCGCTGTCGGGCAGCTCTACGCGCGGGATTACATGCAGCACAACCCGGAAATCGCCCAGGGGCGCGATGCGCTGCAGGAACTCGTGGCGGGGCTGTCCGACGCTGTCCACTACGAGCCGGGCCTGGTCGTCGCCGAAGGCGACCTGGTCGCCATCCATGGGCGTATCCGCGGCTGGGCGGCGACGCCACGGGTGGTCGTGGACCTGTTCCGGATCAAGAACGGCAGGCTCGCCGAGCACTGGGACGTGCTGCAGCAGGAGATCCCGGTGGCAGCGGCGCGGGCCGGTATTGCGATGTTCGACAAGGATGAGGGCGCGCGTCTGCGCTGA
- a CDS encoding nuclear transport factor 2 family protein, translated as MTHDVYTRTAKITDAQAPSVATPAGSDSPLALLQAVLRNPADLDHVRRLTSDDFIYVSLNYDNPELKRIMPWAGTTAGAEGLVQTFKDVFTAWSAEAFETQDSFENADGAAIFGYFTYRSNTLGKTVTSPLSILARSKGGKLSFVQFMEDTFATVRSFRESGTYRIKANPEGPELDV; from the coding sequence ATGACACACGACGTCTATACGAGGACTGCGAAAATCACCGACGCCCAGGCTCCGAGTGTGGCCACGCCCGCCGGCTCCGACAGCCCGCTCGCGCTGCTGCAGGCCGTCCTGCGGAATCCAGCCGATCTCGACCACGTGCGGCGGCTTACGAGCGACGACTTCATCTACGTTTCGCTCAACTACGACAATCCGGAACTGAAGCGGATCATGCCCTGGGCTGGTACCACTGCTGGTGCTGAGGGGCTGGTCCAGACCTTCAAGGATGTATTCACTGCATGGTCGGCAGAGGCGTTCGAAACGCAGGACAGCTTCGAGAATGCCGATGGCGCCGCCATCTTCGGCTACTTCACCTACCGCTCCAACACGCTCGGAAAGACGGTCACTTCACCACTGTCGATCCTGGCGCGGTCCAAAGGCGGCAAGCTCAGCTTCGTACAGTTCATGGAAGACACGTTCGCAACTGTACGCAGCTTCCGCGAAAGCGGCACATACCGGATCAAAGCCAATCCCGAGGGTCCGGAGCTCGACGTCTGA